A genomic region of Ruficoccus amylovorans contains the following coding sequences:
- a CDS encoding glycoside hydrolase family 2 TIM barrel-domain containing protein produces MPESPIDRQCGKTYEQPSLTEINRLPMSAVSVSFPEPEQALASVREASPWWRSLNGQWRFLFRESPAGLPEAVELDEATSPDWADIPVPSCWQMHGYGRPHYTNVKMPFPDEPPFAPEYNPTGVYVRTFSVDESWRERRVVLHIGGAESVLQVYLNGEFVGLGKDSRLSSSFDVTERVRFGEDNRLSVVIIQYSDASFVEDQDHWRLGGMHREVWLTSTEKIYLEDVFARADYDSETGNGRIDMDVRVEMGREAQEGWSISWQLFDQELHPVMGEPESQPVLTRRHHLEHWPRVGARLSREFAGVQPWSAEVPARYRLVVSLVSPAGKVVESTALWTGFRRVEVKDRQLLVNGKAVLFKGVNRHEHSDTHGKVVDEALMRKDLEVMKAFNVNAIRTSHYPADPRFYDLCDEYGFYVIDEANIESHDFHNQICHDKRYLPAFVERGMRMVMRDKNHPCILMWSLGNESGYGANHDAMAGWMRRYDPSRLIHYEGAISRGQSGSEWDQGHLSTDIICPMYPEIHDMIEWVKTSDDPRPLILCEYSHAMGNSNGCLREYFEAFESHHGLQGGFIWEWLDHGLLEKTEDGREYWAYGGDYGDEPNSGNFIADGLVWPDRRPHPALYEFKKLAQPFAVRLISSSPLSVAVRSKQDFRSLDYLSARWSLSADGRELATGELGLDGIRPGEEKVFTLPQADELAGAFDGEQLGLHLSFCLKDGDGLLPAGHEIGWEHLVLAGAALLARDELKPAVAEAVEQGGLTWLSGEGWRAGFCPDQGGLVHLGTTDDENLLAAPLRFTWWRAATDNDGIKIWDGQEEKPLGKWLAAGLPETQMTLVGQTVDDGRVRVQWELATDSHPQAGSFVQVFRMTDRGLLVENALQASPELPDLPRIGTQFALVPGFERVRYVGLGPWENYRDRCAGVWEDAFELAVDDFYVPYIMPQECGSRSGVKRFELRHEKADTCMRIDAVEEPMECKALHLTDADLFAGRHTCDLAMRPETWVSLDYRQRGLGTRSCGPDTLETYRIQPGTRRWSFLLSLR; encoded by the coding sequence ATGCCCGAAAGCCCTATCGACCGCCAGTGCGGAAAAACCTATGAGCAACCCTCCCTGACGGAAATCAACCGCCTGCCCATGAGCGCGGTGTCAGTCTCCTTTCCCGAGCCGGAGCAGGCGCTGGCCTCTGTGCGCGAAGCGTCTCCCTGGTGGCGTTCGCTCAACGGACAGTGGCGTTTTCTTTTTCGTGAATCGCCTGCCGGCCTGCCCGAAGCGGTCGAGCTCGACGAGGCCACCAGTCCGGACTGGGCGGATATTCCGGTTCCGAGCTGTTGGCAGATGCACGGCTACGGTCGCCCGCACTACACCAATGTGAAGATGCCCTTTCCGGACGAGCCTCCCTTTGCTCCGGAGTACAACCCGACCGGCGTGTACGTGCGCACTTTTAGCGTGGACGAGTCCTGGCGCGAGCGGAGGGTCGTCCTGCACATCGGCGGGGCTGAGAGCGTTTTGCAGGTTTACCTCAACGGCGAGTTTGTCGGGCTGGGCAAGGACTCGCGCCTGTCTTCGTCTTTCGATGTGACCGAGCGGGTCCGCTTTGGCGAGGATAACCGCCTGAGTGTAGTTATTATTCAATACAGCGATGCCAGCTTTGTCGAAGATCAGGACCATTGGCGTCTTGGCGGGATGCACCGCGAGGTTTGGTTGACCAGTACGGAAAAGATTTATCTGGAAGATGTATTCGCCCGCGCCGACTACGACTCCGAGACCGGCAATGGCCGGATCGACATGGATGTGCGGGTGGAGATGGGGCGTGAGGCACAGGAGGGCTGGAGCATTTCATGGCAGCTCTTTGATCAGGAGCTACACCCGGTTATGGGTGAGCCGGAATCCCAACCTGTGCTGACCCGGCGGCACCATCTGGAGCATTGGCCCCGGGTGGGGGCGCGCCTGAGCCGCGAGTTTGCCGGAGTCCAGCCTTGGTCGGCAGAGGTTCCGGCCCGCTACCGGCTGGTGGTCAGCCTGGTTTCTCCAGCGGGGAAAGTGGTCGAGAGTACCGCGCTGTGGACCGGGTTCCGCCGGGTCGAGGTCAAGGACCGCCAGCTCTTGGTTAACGGTAAGGCTGTGCTGTTCAAAGGCGTCAACCGCCATGAACATTCCGATACGCACGGAAAGGTCGTGGACGAGGCGCTCATGCGCAAGGACCTTGAGGTGATGAAGGCTTTCAACGTAAACGCCATCCGCACCTCGCACTACCCGGCGGACCCGCGCTTTTACGATTTGTGCGACGAGTATGGCTTCTACGTGATCGATGAGGCCAACATTGAGTCACACGATTTCCATAACCAGATTTGCCATGACAAGCGTTACCTTCCGGCCTTTGTCGAGCGGGGCATGCGCATGGTCATGCGGGACAAAAACCACCCTTGTATCCTTATGTGGTCGCTCGGTAACGAGTCAGGCTACGGGGCCAACCACGACGCGATGGCCGGATGGATGCGCCGGTACGACCCGAGCCGACTCATTCACTACGAGGGCGCGATTTCCCGCGGACAGTCGGGGTCGGAGTGGGATCAAGGGCATTTGTCCACGGATATCATTTGCCCGATGTATCCGGAAATCCATGACATGATCGAATGGGTGAAGACCAGCGACGATCCGCGCCCGCTCATCCTATGCGAGTACTCCCACGCTATGGGCAACAGCAACGGCTGCCTGCGTGAGTATTTCGAGGCCTTTGAGAGCCATCACGGTCTGCAGGGCGGTTTCATCTGGGAATGGCTGGACCACGGCCTGCTTGAAAAGACCGAAGACGGACGCGAGTACTGGGCCTACGGCGGCGATTACGGCGACGAGCCCAATTCCGGTAATTTTATCGCAGACGGGCTTGTCTGGCCCGACCGCCGCCCGCACCCTGCGCTGTACGAGTTCAAGAAACTTGCCCAGCCCTTCGCTGTGCGTCTGATTTCTTCCTCGCCGCTTTCGGTGGCTGTGCGCTCGAAGCAGGACTTCCGCTCGCTGGATTACCTGAGCGCGCGCTGGTCGCTGTCCGCCGATGGCCGAGAGCTGGCCACCGGGGAACTTGGCCTGGATGGGATCAGGCCGGGCGAGGAAAAAGTCTTCACGCTGCCGCAGGCTGACGAACTGGCCGGGGCATTTGATGGCGAGCAACTGGGGCTGCATTTGTCCTTTTGTCTGAAGGATGGGGACGGGTTGTTGCCAGCCGGGCATGAAATCGGTTGGGAGCATCTTGTGCTGGCTGGAGCTGCCTTACTTGCCCGTGACGAACTGAAGCCTGCCGTCGCGGAGGCGGTGGAGCAGGGCGGTCTGACTTGGCTCTCGGGTGAGGGGTGGCGGGCCGGTTTTTGTCCTGATCAAGGCGGGCTTGTCCACCTGGGTACGACGGACGACGAGAACCTGCTGGCCGCGCCCTTGCGCTTTACCTGGTGGCGGGCGGCGACGGACAATGACGGTATCAAGATCTGGGATGGCCAGGAGGAAAAACCGCTCGGCAAATGGCTGGCGGCAGGGCTTCCGGAGACGCAGATGACGCTGGTCGGGCAAACGGTGGATGACGGGAGGGTCCGTGTGCAATGGGAGCTGGCCACCGACTCACATCCGCAGGCGGGGAGCTTTGTCCAGGTCTTTCGAATGACTGATCGCGGCCTGCTGGTGGAGAACGCGCTCCAGGCATCGCCTGAATTGCCGGATCTGCCGCGTATCGGGACGCAGTTCGCGCTCGTGCCCGGCTTTGAGCGGGTACGCTATGTCGGGCTGGGGCCGTGGGAAAATTACCGCGATCGTTGCGCGGGTGTCTGGGAGGACGCTTTCGAGCTCGCAGTGGACGATTTCTACGTCCCGTACATTATGCCGCAGGAGTGCGGAAGCCGCTCAGGCGTGAAGCGTTTCGAGTTGCGTCATGAAAAAGCGGATACGTGTATGCGAATTGATGCGGTCGAAGAACCGATGGAGTGTAAAGCTCTCCATTTGACCGACGCGGATCTCTTCGCCGGGCGGCACACGTGCGATCTCGCGATGAGGCCGGAGACGTGGGTCAGCCTGGATTACCGCCAGCGCGGTCTTGGGACGCGTAGTTGCGGGCCGGATACACTGGAGACGTACCGTATTCAGCCGGGCACCCGGCGCTGGAGCTTCCTGCTGAGCCTGAGGTAG
- a CDS encoding helix-turn-helix domain-containing protein, which yields MSTLKRWLIEDAIFRGSPGRPFHQTLSCGFLNKNGLRTDVTDERYGRFAMIYLIRGKGHYSDSFGQQAGLRAGDVFFRCPDRRHTNEVDPASGWHEAFVSVRSDWYELFRRMEIFPAASVHFHLGTVPHIPEQIHALMQRLRTADTPGDNAHVEFDIAALMRWTLTQALESRGASSFQLEQLKLARERIRSHASTRLDLEKLLDGIGLSYSRLRSLFREAYGTSPGEYRVQVRIDQACSLLEATGLELKEIADQLGYSDAFAFSKQFKQRVGVSPSTFRERRLPRRKLNLLAES from the coding sequence ATGAGCACACTCAAACGCTGGTTGATCGAGGATGCCATTTTCCGGGGTTCTCCCGGAAGGCCCTTCCATCAAACCCTCAGCTGCGGATTTTTGAATAAAAACGGGCTACGGACCGATGTGACAGACGAGCGCTATGGCCGTTTCGCCATGATCTATCTGATCAGGGGCAAGGGCCACTACAGCGACAGCTTCGGGCAGCAGGCCGGCTTACGCGCCGGGGATGTCTTTTTTCGCTGCCCGGACCGGCGGCACACCAACGAGGTCGACCCCGCCAGCGGCTGGCACGAGGCCTTCGTCTCCGTTCGCAGCGACTGGTACGAGCTGTTCCGGCGCATGGAGATTTTCCCCGCCGCCTCCGTCCACTTCCACCTGGGAACGGTGCCCCATATCCCCGAGCAGATCCACGCGCTGATGCAACGCCTGCGCACGGCCGACACCCCCGGTGACAACGCTCATGTCGAGTTCGACATCGCCGCGCTCATGCGCTGGACACTTACTCAGGCATTGGAAAGCCGGGGTGCCAGCTCATTCCAGCTCGAACAGCTCAAGCTGGCCCGCGAGCGCATCCGCTCACACGCCTCGACCCGGCTCGACCTGGAGAAGTTACTGGATGGTATTGGGCTGAGCTACTCGCGCCTGCGCAGCCTGTTTCGGGAGGCCTACGGCACCAGCCCCGGCGAATACCGGGTGCAGGTGCGCATCGACCAGGCTTGCTCCCTGCTTGAGGCGACCGGGCTTGAATTGAAGGAAATCGCCGACCAACTCGGCTACAGCGACGCCTTCGCGTTTTCCAAGCAGTTCAAGCAGCGCGTCGGCGTCTCCCCCAGTACCTTTCGCGAACGCCGTTTGCCGCGCCGCAAATTGAATCTGCTCGCTGAATCCTGA
- a CDS encoding cation diffusion facilitator family transporter, whose translation MFKTEKRALKTNIAANALFAIGGFLFALSTRSEAILLDGVYSLVTLIFAVVTWHVADLVMLPDSDKYPFGYVVYEPLVNLFKGLLLFTVAVYALFSAIAGLMAGGTEIHTKMAFLYAIVATAGCAGMAAYFKRVAVRTHSTLVETDARNWVIDTILSAAVAVAFGLSWVLSLSGHTHYLRYVDPLVVAFLSLVVMPVPARIIRDNWAQIVARAPADELIAEIEGLLEQAAPVSQWPEREIRIQQHGRLITVHVYFIVNSGTVQMFDQCRATIDKTLKKHFPYVALDVAFVSDEYWARRASGDD comes from the coding sequence ATGTTCAAGACGGAAAAACGGGCCCTGAAAACCAACATCGCGGCAAACGCGCTCTTCGCCATCGGCGGGTTTCTTTTTGCCTTGAGCACACGTTCCGAAGCGATCCTGCTGGACGGGGTTTACTCGCTGGTCACACTTATTTTCGCCGTCGTAACCTGGCACGTGGCTGACCTGGTCATGCTGCCGGACTCCGACAAGTACCCTTTCGGCTACGTCGTGTACGAGCCGCTGGTCAACCTGTTCAAAGGGCTGCTGTTGTTCACTGTGGCGGTGTACGCGCTCTTCAGCGCCATTGCGGGTCTGATGGCCGGGGGCACGGAGATTCATACAAAGATGGCATTCCTTTACGCCATCGTGGCCACCGCCGGATGCGCCGGGATGGCCGCCTATTTCAAACGTGTTGCCGTGCGTACACACTCCACCCTGGTGGAGACCGACGCGCGCAACTGGGTCATCGACACGATCCTGAGCGCCGCCGTCGCCGTGGCCTTCGGGCTGAGCTGGGTGCTCTCGCTCAGCGGACACACGCACTACCTCCGCTACGTGGACCCGCTGGTGGTGGCATTTCTCTCTCTCGTGGTGATGCCAGTCCCGGCGCGCATCATCCGTGACAACTGGGCCCAAATCGTAGCCCGCGCCCCGGCGGATGAGCTGATTGCCGAAATCGAAGGTCTGCTGGAGCAAGCAGCCCCCGTCAGCCAGTGGCCCGAGCGGGAAATCCGCATCCAGCAGCACGGACGGCTCATCACCGTGCATGTCTATTTCATCGTCAACAGCGGTACCGTACAGATGTTCGACCAGTGCCGCGCCACCATCGACAAAACGCTCAAGAAGCACTTCCCCTACGTCGCACTCGACGTAGCCTTTGTCAGTGACGAGTACTGGGCCCGCCGCGCTTCCGGTGACGACTAG
- a CDS encoding Smr/MutS family protein: MNSSPDSPHMDDEPVEVPITDQLDLHTFRPQDVGELLPAYLEACREKGLLRVRIIHGKGTGTLRETVHARLRQVDYVAGFRLADESAGSWGATWVELRPLR, from the coding sequence ATGAACTCCAGCCCGGACAGCCCTCACATGGACGACGAGCCGGTTGAAGTGCCGATCACCGATCAACTCGACCTGCACACTTTCCGTCCACAGGATGTTGGTGAGCTGCTCCCGGCCTACCTCGAAGCCTGCCGTGAAAAGGGTCTGCTGCGCGTGCGCATTATCCACGGCAAGGGTACGGGCACGCTGCGCGAGACGGTCCATGCGCGCCTGCGCCAAGTCGATTACGTGGCAGGTTTTCGTCTGGCCGACGAGTCGGCAGGCTCCTGGGGCGCGACGTGGGTGGAGTTGCGTCCGCTGCGGTAG
- the rmuC gene encoding DNA recombination protein RmuC — MNNTFTRMDPIVSVLLFIFGGIIGAVLVWAVTRKTAAALQARVLAESETEKALLSQSLEQAQEEWTRARAELQEKSAEAARLAGDLRESETRRQEEARAAQEKLAVLDQAEKQLREAFKALSADALRSNNESFLKLARESLEKFQQGAQGDLEKRQVAINQLVQPVKESLQKVDEKIHQLEKARVAAYEGLHEQVRGLMETQRHLHTETGNLVRALRAPQVRGRWGEMQLRRCVEFAGMVAHCDFSEQENVTTEEGRLRPDMIVRLPNGRQIVVDAKMTFDAFGEAILTDDPDRQKELLQKHARQVRDQLKKLSEKAYWRQFEPTPEFVVLFLPTESFFSAALEQDSSLIEYGSEQRVILATPTTLIALLKAVAYGWRQEEIAREARAISELGRDLYSRLGTLAGYFDELRKGLERAGDAYNKAVASMETRVLVTARRFKDLHVSADKDIPDSQPVERVLREPLADELRLPEDGLASGTSDDSSERGSTAEGASPAAAKPAPDDSPTSSEDKA, encoded by the coding sequence ATGAACAACACTTTTACGCGTATGGACCCCATCGTTTCGGTTTTGTTGTTTATTTTTGGCGGAATTATAGGCGCCGTGCTGGTCTGGGCGGTGACGCGCAAGACCGCCGCCGCCCTGCAAGCCCGTGTCCTGGCCGAGAGCGAGACCGAAAAGGCCCTCCTCTCCCAATCGCTGGAGCAGGCGCAGGAGGAGTGGACCCGCGCGCGGGCCGAGCTGCAGGAGAAGTCCGCCGAGGCCGCCCGGCTGGCCGGGGATCTGCGCGAGAGCGAGACCCGCCGTCAGGAGGAGGCCCGGGCCGCGCAGGAGAAGCTCGCCGTGCTCGACCAGGCCGAGAAACAGTTGCGCGAAGCCTTCAAGGCGCTCTCCGCCGACGCTCTGCGCAGCAACAACGAGAGCTTCCTCAAGCTGGCCAGGGAGTCGCTGGAGAAATTCCAGCAAGGGGCGCAGGGGGATTTGGAAAAACGCCAGGTGGCCATCAACCAACTTGTCCAGCCGGTGAAGGAGTCCCTGCAAAAAGTGGACGAGAAAATCCACCAGTTGGAAAAAGCCCGTGTCGCCGCCTACGAGGGGCTGCATGAACAGGTGCGCGGCCTGATGGAGACTCAGCGCCACCTCCACACCGAGACCGGCAATCTCGTGCGAGCCCTGCGCGCCCCGCAGGTGCGCGGGCGCTGGGGCGAGATGCAGTTGCGCCGTTGTGTGGAGTTTGCCGGGATGGTGGCACACTGCGATTTTTCCGAGCAGGAAAACGTGACCACTGAAGAGGGCCGCCTGCGTCCGGACATGATTGTCCGTCTGCCTAACGGACGCCAGATCGTCGTGGATGCGAAGATGACCTTTGACGCTTTCGGCGAGGCGATCCTGACCGACGACCCCGACCGCCAGAAGGAGCTTCTTCAGAAGCATGCCCGCCAGGTGCGCGACCAGTTGAAAAAGCTGAGCGAAAAAGCCTACTGGCGGCAATTCGAGCCGACGCCGGAGTTCGTCGTGCTGTTCCTGCCGACGGAGTCGTTTTTCAGCGCGGCTCTGGAGCAGGATAGTAGCCTGATCGAGTACGGCAGCGAGCAGCGCGTCATTCTCGCCACGCCGACGACGCTCATCGCCCTGCTCAAGGCCGTGGCCTACGGCTGGCGGCAGGAGGAAATCGCCCGCGAAGCCCGCGCCATCAGCGAACTGGGCCGCGACCTTTACAGCCGCCTGGGCACGCTGGCCGGGTACTTTGACGAACTGCGCAAGGGCCTCGAACGTGCCGGTGACGCCTACAACAAGGCCGTCGCCTCGATGGAGACGCGCGTGCTCGTGACCGCCCGCCGCTTCAAGGATCTCCACGTCTCCGCCGACAAGGATATCCCCGACTCCCAGCCGGTGGAAAGAGTCCTGCGCGAACCGCTCGCCGACGAGCTTCGACTCCCCGAGGACGGTCTGGCGAGCGGCACCTCTGATGACTCCTCTGAGCGCGGGTCTACCGCCGAAGGCGCATCTCCGGCCGCGGCCAAGCCCGCGCCCGACGATTCGCCCACCTCCTCCGAAGATAAAGCCTGA
- a CDS encoding sugar ABC transporter substrate-binding protein, protein MHPPRHSAPFRPRNLILWLALALLPLSLSAQPREVWERYKIAVITGQGESPAAKAIEAGARAQSPELEKEYNLALTVDNLSAVDNTPKGCRDALHRAFLDGYNAVLLNIATSSEVADEIDFLTRHGIPVVTVGSDIGTARLAAVMTDEEASGRLAAETFIENLRYVRDNLGLIAGSAEDPVSRQRLAGAQAVLQTVADLHVQGPFHTPETFSATYQKIEEVTAADYGRNLRGWLVLGNWPLLGGRPFPWKPGDKTVVAMDAEPHIIPFIASGQVQSVIAEDYFSMGKLGLSLLIDKINNQKEPEQAVYFVEPVVITRKNLKQFQSDWTQWMK, encoded by the coding sequence ATGCACCCACCCCGACATTCCGCCCCCTTTCGCCCGCGAAACCTCATCCTGTGGCTGGCGCTCGCGCTGCTGCCGCTGAGCCTTTCGGCTCAGCCCCGCGAAGTCTGGGAACGCTACAAGATCGCCGTCATTACCGGCCAGGGCGAGTCCCCCGCCGCCAAGGCCATCGAGGCCGGAGCCCGCGCCCAGTCCCCCGAGCTGGAGAAAGAATACAACCTCGCCCTCACGGTGGACAACCTCTCCGCCGTGGACAACACCCCCAAGGGCTGCCGGGACGCGCTTCACCGGGCTTTTCTGGACGGGTACAACGCCGTCCTGCTCAACATCGCCACCTCCTCCGAAGTCGCCGACGAAATCGACTTCCTGACCCGCCACGGCATCCCGGTCGTCACGGTCGGCAGCGACATCGGCACCGCCCGGCTGGCCGCCGTCATGACCGATGAGGAAGCCTCCGGACGCCTCGCCGCCGAGACGTTTATTGAAAACCTGCGCTACGTCCGCGACAACCTCGGCCTCATCGCCGGCAGCGCCGAAGATCCGGTTTCGCGTCAGCGGCTGGCCGGGGCGCAAGCCGTCCTCCAAACCGTTGCCGACCTGCACGTGCAGGGGCCGTTCCACACGCCGGAGACCTTCAGCGCCACTTATCAGAAGATCGAGGAAGTCACCGCCGCCGACTACGGACGCAACCTGCGCGGCTGGCTCGTCCTGGGCAATTGGCCCCTGCTCGGAGGTCGTCCCTTTCCCTGGAAACCCGGTGACAAGACCGTTGTGGCGATGGACGCCGAGCCGCACATCATTCCCTTCATCGCCAGCGGACAGGTGCAGTCCGTGATCGCGGAGGACTATTTTTCAATGGGCAAGCTCGGCCTGAGCCTGCTCATCGACAAGATTAACAACCAAAAAGAGCCCGAGCAAGCCGTGTACTTCGTCGAGCCGGTCGTCATCACCCGGAAGAACCTCAAGCAATTCCAGTCCGACTGGACGCAGTGGATGAAGTAA
- a CDS encoding DUF4886 domain-containing protein has product MHIRRLALALPLFILLTHALAAQTETVKILGIGNSFTNNAHHYLSDVYASAPDEDAVIGTVTIGGCSLERHVRHAKEHEADANTGKEYYYRRNWETAGNKLALKDVLLAEDWDIISIQQVSTGSYKEETFYPYAEELIEYIRQYRPEAEIVVHETWSHSVNSYRAKDWGLNPDEMYEKLHANYAKIAAENGLRVIPVGTAFENARATELWDLQPDGFDPKNNDLAYPEDKDNLPNSSKSLNSDYTWSKNKNDEWYVRSDGFHANTAGEYLGALVWFEFLSGGDAREITFKPEGLTDEQAESLRQIAHATVAEAKAQPSASAAQ; this is encoded by the coding sequence ATGCACATCCGCAGACTCGCACTTGCCCTTCCCTTATTCATCCTGCTGACACACGCCCTCGCCGCGCAGACCGAAACGGTCAAAATCCTCGGCATCGGCAACAGCTTTACCAACAACGCACATCACTATTTGAGCGATGTCTATGCCTCCGCGCCGGATGAGGACGCCGTCATCGGCACAGTCACCATCGGCGGCTGCTCGCTGGAGCGCCATGTCCGGCATGCCAAAGAGCACGAGGCCGACGCCAACACCGGCAAGGAATACTACTATCGCCGCAACTGGGAAACCGCTGGCAACAAGCTAGCCCTCAAAGACGTTTTGCTGGCGGAGGACTGGGACATCATCAGCATCCAGCAGGTCAGCACCGGCAGCTACAAAGAGGAAACCTTCTACCCCTACGCCGAGGAGTTAATCGAATACATCCGTCAATACCGCCCCGAGGCCGAGATCGTCGTGCATGAAACCTGGTCGCACAGTGTCAACAGCTACCGGGCCAAGGACTGGGGGCTGAACCCGGACGAGATGTACGAAAAGCTGCACGCCAATTACGCTAAAATCGCTGCTGAAAACGGCCTGCGTGTCATCCCTGTCGGCACCGCCTTTGAGAACGCCCGCGCCACCGAACTCTGGGACCTCCAGCCCGACGGCTTTGACCCGAAAAACAACGACCTCGCCTACCCCGAAGACAAGGACAACCTGCCCAACTCCAGCAAGTCCCTCAACAGCGACTATACCTGGAGCAAAAACAAAAACGACGAGTGGTACGTCCGCAGCGATGGCTTCCACGCCAACACCGCCGGCGAGTACCTCGGCGCACTGGTCTGGTTCGAGTTCCTCTCCGGCGGGGACGCCCGGGAGATCACCTTCAAGCCCGAGGGCCTGACCGACGAGCAGGCCGAGTCTCTGCGTCAGATCGCGCACGCCACCGTTGCCGAGGCAAAGGCTCAGCCCTCCGCCAGCGCCGCGCAGTAA
- a CDS encoding MalY/PatB family protein — protein MFDFDQVIDRTGTGSLKWGKYTGRDVLPLWVADMDFASPQPVLEALRRRVEHGIFGYTLAPESTQEAVLAYLKRVHGYEAKREWLVWLPGLVPALNVVARAFGEPEDEVLTCTPVYPPFLSAPGWQAKKLVTSPLKLEGGEWTFDFDDLEAKVTPRTRAFILCNPHNPVGRVYRPEELKRIVAFCEKHDLVLCSDEIHCDLLFDGYRHTVTATLSPEAERRTITLMAPSKTYNLPGLCCSFAVIADPKLRLRFQQAARGMITEVNCLGYAGCEAAYNEGEPWRLQLMEYLTANRDLLYRFVQERLPEITLRPMEATYLAWLNIEGLRELGCENPHRLFEEHGVGLSPGADFQGPDCVRLNFGCTRAMLEQALLRMEAAVTTLR, from the coding sequence ATGTTTGATTTCGACCAGGTAATCGACCGTACCGGAACGGGCAGCCTCAAGTGGGGCAAGTACACGGGCCGGGATGTGCTTCCGCTGTGGGTGGCGGATATGGACTTTGCCTCGCCTCAACCGGTGCTGGAGGCGCTTCGTCGCCGGGTGGAACACGGGATTTTCGGCTACACGCTGGCTCCGGAATCGACCCAGGAAGCCGTGCTTGCCTACCTCAAGCGCGTTCACGGTTACGAGGCCAAGCGCGAATGGCTGGTCTGGCTGCCGGGGCTGGTCCCTGCCCTCAATGTCGTGGCTCGCGCCTTCGGTGAGCCGGAGGACGAGGTGTTGACCTGCACGCCGGTCTATCCGCCCTTCCTGTCAGCTCCCGGCTGGCAGGCCAAAAAACTGGTCACCAGCCCGCTCAAGCTGGAAGGCGGCGAATGGACGTTCGACTTCGACGACCTGGAAGCGAAAGTGACACCCCGCACGCGGGCCTTTATCCTGTGCAACCCGCACAATCCGGTGGGGCGCGTTTACCGGCCTGAGGAACTGAAGCGGATCGTCGCTTTTTGCGAAAAACACGATCTGGTGCTGTGCTCGGACGAAATCCACTGCGACCTGCTTTTCGACGGTTACCGGCACACCGTCACGGCGACGCTCTCGCCGGAGGCTGAGCGGCGTACGATCACACTGATGGCTCCGAGCAAGACCTACAACTTGCCGGGCCTGTGCTGTTCGTTCGCGGTCATCGCGGACCCGAAGCTGAGGCTGCGCTTTCAGCAGGCCGCACGGGGGATGATTACCGAGGTCAATTGCCTGGGCTATGCCGGTTGCGAGGCCGCCTACAACGAAGGTGAGCCGTGGCGACTTCAGCTAATGGAGTATCTGACCGCGAACCGCGATTTGCTTTACCGCTTCGTGCAGGAGCGGCTGCCCGAGATCACGCTGCGCCCGATGGAGGCCACCTACCTGGCCTGGCTCAATATCGAGGGGCTGCGTGAGTTGGGCTGCGAAAATCCGCACCGGCTCTTCGAGGAGCACGGGGTGGGGCTGTCGCCGGGGGCTGACTTTCAGGGACCCGACTGCGTGCGGCTCAACTTCGGCTGCACGCGGGCCATGCTGGAGCAGGCGCTTCTGCGGATGGAAGCCGCCGTCACTACGCTGCGCTGA
- a CDS encoding SOS response-associated peptidase, with amino-acid sequence MCGRFVLTAKMRDLIKQFVLRHAPEFKARYNIAPGQPVAAIREDRNLGGRECAVLTWGLVPFWAKDPGIAFQLINARSETAAGKPAFRGPMRHKRCLLPADGFYEWKDLGSGRKEPWYVRRADGERLALAGLWDHWGSPDGSEIESCSILTTAANSWMQPLHHRMPVVIAPDNFDRWLDTSLERASDVADLLKPPPEDFLVRHRVSEQVNNARNDGPELIEQAAPPPPTLQQGTLF; translated from the coding sequence ATGTGCGGACGATTCGTTTTAACGGCCAAGATGCGCGACCTGATCAAGCAGTTCGTCCTGCGCCATGCGCCCGAGTTCAAGGCCCGCTACAACATCGCCCCCGGACAACCCGTGGCCGCCATCCGTGAGGACCGCAACCTCGGCGGACGCGAATGCGCGGTGCTGACGTGGGGGCTCGTCCCCTTCTGGGCCAAAGATCCCGGCATCGCCTTCCAGCTTATCAACGCACGCTCCGAAACCGCCGCGGGCAAGCCCGCCTTTCGCGGCCCCATGCGCCATAAGCGTTGCCTGCTGCCGGCGGACGGCTTCTACGAATGGAAAGACCTCGGCAGCGGGCGCAAGGAGCCCTGGTACGTTCGCCGGGCCGATGGCGAACGCCTCGCGCTGGCCGGACTCTGGGACCACTGGGGCAGCCCGGACGGCTCCGAGATCGAGTCCTGCTCGATCCTGACCACCGCCGCCAACTCCTGGATGCAGCCCCTGCACCACCGCATGCCCGTCGTGATCGCCCCCGACAACTTCGACCGCTGGCTCGACACCTCGCTCGAACGTGCCTCCGACGTGGCCGACCTGCTCAAGCCCCCGCCCGAGGATTTTCTCGTTCGCCACCGCGTCTCGGAGCAGGTGAACAACGCCCGTAACGACGGACCCGAACTCATCGAGCAAGCCGCCCCACCCCCGCCCACGCTTCAGCAGGGCACGCTTTTCTAG